A single genomic interval of Psychroserpens sp. NJDZ02 harbors:
- a CDS encoding cellulase family glycosylhydrolase codes for MKKKQRIFKKLMYLPLVLTLFSLNLRAQTPVERHGRLQVNGNRILNQSGEITSLAGNSLFWSNAGDTSDYYNAETIDFLAENWNSSLIRIAMGVKENWDGGTGYIDSPEAQETKIRKVIDAAIANGMYVIIDWHTHEAELYTDEAVAFFTRMADLYGDTPNVMYEVYNEPINQSWPVIKNYAEQVIAGIRSKDPDNLIIVGTSNYSQEVDVASANPIIDNNVAYTLHFYAAYTPHDNLRNVAQTALDNNVALFVTEWGTILNTGQGAPDLENTNTWMSFLKERGISHANWSLSDKAFPETGSVVQAGQGISGLINDQLTTSGQIVKEIIQNWDTTTTTGPTTSECNTIDCIRNAMETAQAGDEIIIASGTYNFEDKIVGAFNRDVYLYGSANGNSANPIILRGASATNPPVFKGIDYTDGYLLSIEGDYWNIKDIEFKTGSKGIVLDNSNHSTLQNLIVHDIGEEAIHLRDGSSNNVVDGCNIYSTGRTQPGFGEGLYVGSDKGQHDTYQRACNDNTIQNCVVGPNVAAEGADIKEGTMNTIIRNCTFSAEGISGVNSADAFIDLKGAYGFVYGNTFNLDDSDIINTGVDFLDRGTDFNTGFRDAIFNNTFNLGGRASEISTARKKQGSPEQIHVWDNIRNPSSLDFPISDGTESFVTQSCPVWNIEPCVPVEGNNEAPTVSFQSPTSDISLVEGYNLQIEVIANDNDGTIDNVKLFIDNNLVRQINATSYQWGHSQSPNTEELNGLLEGTYIFKAVATDNEGATSETQFTLTVITEQNPSDSCNFNTPSQNGLENFDNQQFSNVYVLGSGGPDLSNLRTFTINWRSEYNGLYQFSINTDNGIPDWYINLKPNITFQFKNANPELSISNSLIPNLDGDYWVTSDNGNFVMVSKTNNFTLYFSNDTSAPACNMLLSSQRNEATKINDDSNTNLKLFPNPAIDGHVFISAKNENLVSVKVYDLQGKLLLDQKADSTLLRLNISTLTSGTYVIIITGTKSKKHSLFVKK; via the coding sequence ATGAAAAAAAAACAACGAATTTTTAAAAAATTAATGTACCTCCCTTTAGTTCTAACGCTATTTTCCTTAAATTTAAGAGCACAAACTCCGGTAGAGCGACATGGTCGATTACAAGTTAACGGAAATCGTATTCTTAACCAATCTGGAGAAATTACAAGTCTTGCAGGAAACAGTCTCTTTTGGAGTAACGCTGGAGATACCTCCGACTATTATAATGCAGAAACTATCGATTTTCTTGCAGAAAACTGGAATAGCTCTCTTATTAGAATAGCCATGGGTGTAAAAGAAAATTGGGATGGCGGAACAGGCTATATTGACAGTCCTGAGGCCCAAGAGACTAAAATCAGAAAAGTAATTGATGCTGCTATTGCTAATGGCATGTATGTCATAATAGATTGGCATACTCACGAAGCAGAGTTATACACCGATGAAGCTGTTGCCTTTTTTACTAGAATGGCAGATCTTTATGGAGATACACCTAATGTGATGTACGAAGTTTATAATGAACCTATAAACCAAAGTTGGCCGGTCATTAAAAACTATGCAGAGCAAGTAATTGCAGGTATACGTTCCAAAGACCCTGATAATTTAATAATCGTCGGTACTAGTAATTACTCACAAGAAGTTGATGTCGCTTCTGCAAATCCAATCATTGATAATAACGTCGCGTATACGTTACATTTTTACGCTGCTTATACACCACATGATAACTTAAGAAATGTAGCACAGACTGCTTTAGATAATAATGTTGCTTTATTTGTTACCGAGTGGGGAACTATTTTAAACACGGGACAAGGCGCTCCGGACCTTGAAAATACTAACACATGGATGTCTTTTTTAAAAGAAAGAGGTATCAGTCATGCTAACTGGTCTTTAAGTGACAAAGCATTTCCAGAAACAGGATCGGTTGTTCAAGCAGGTCAAGGTATATCGGGTTTAATTAACGATCAACTGACTACTTCAGGACAGATTGTAAAAGAGATTATCCAAAACTGGGATACAACGACCACTACAGGTCCTACAACGTCAGAATGTAACACTATAGATTGTATTAGAAATGCAATGGAAACAGCACAAGCGGGAGACGAAATTATAATTGCTTCTGGAACTTACAATTTTGAAGACAAAATAGTCGGTGCTTTTAATCGTGATGTTTACCTCTATGGTAGTGCTAACGGGAACAGTGCAAACCCTATTATACTAAGAGGAGCTAGCGCTACAAACCCGCCTGTATTTAAAGGAATAGATTACACTGATGGCTATCTTTTAAGTATTGAAGGTGATTATTGGAATATTAAAGACATAGAATTTAAAACAGGTTCTAAAGGTATTGTACTTGATAATTCTAATCATAGCACATTACAAAATCTTATTGTACATGATATCGGAGAAGAAGCGATACACTTACGTGATGGCTCAAGTAATAATGTAGTGGATGGTTGTAATATATACAGTACTGGTAGAACTCAACCTGGTTTTGGTGAAGGTTTATATGTAGGATCAGATAAAGGGCAACATGATACTTACCAAAGGGCTTGTAACGATAATACTATTCAAAACTGTGTTGTAGGCCCTAATGTAGCAGCAGAAGGTGCGGACATTAAAGAAGGCACAATGAATACCATTATAAGAAATTGTACCTTCTCTGCTGAAGGGATTTCAGGAGTAAATAGCGCAGATGCCTTTATTGATTTAAAAGGTGCCTATGGCTTTGTGTACGGAAACACGTTTAATCTTGATGACTCTGACATAATAAATACTGGAGTCGATTTTTTAGACAGAGGTACTGATTTTAATACGGGATTCAGAGATGCAATATTCAATAATACATTTAACCTTGGTGGTAGAGCTTCAGAAATTTCAACCGCTCGTAAAAAGCAAGGATCTCCTGAGCAAATTCACGTTTGGGATAATATTAGAAATCCTAGTTCTCTAGATTTTCCAATAAGTGATGGTACAGAAAGCTTTGTAACTCAATCTTGCCCCGTTTGGAATATAGAACCTTGTGTTCCTGTTGAAGGAAACAATGAAGCACCAACGGTCAGCTTTCAATCTCCTACAAGCGACATTAGTTTAGTGGAAGGTTATAATTTACAAATTGAAGTTATAGCTAATGATAATGATGGTACTATCGACAATGTAAAACTATTTATAGATAATAATTTAGTTAGGCAAATAAATGCGACGTCATATCAATGGGGACATTCTCAATCTCCAAACACAGAAGAGCTTAATGGTCTTTTAGAGGGCACTTATATTTTTAAAGCTGTCGCAACAGATAATGAGGGAGCTACTAGCGAAACGCAATTTACATTAACAGTAATAACCGAACAAAACCCGTCGGACTCTTGTAATTTTAATACCCCTTCGCAAAATGGTTTAGAAAATTTTGACAATCAACAATTTTCTAACGTTTATGTATTAGGGAGTGGTGGACCTGATTTAAGTAATTTAAGAACATTTACTATCAATTGGAGATCGGAATACAATGGCTTATATCAATTTTCAATAAACACAGATAACGGTATTCCAGATTGGTACATAAATTTAAAACCTAATATTACCTTCCAGTTTAAAAATGCAAATCCTGAACTATCTATTAGTAATAGTTTAATTCCTAATTTAGATGGCGATTACTGGGTAACATCAGATAATGGTAATTTTGTAATGGTATCCAAAACTAATAACTTTACATTATACTTTAGTAACGATACTTCTGCGCCAGCTTGCAATATGTTGCTTAGTAGCCAGCGTAATGAGGCCACTAAAATTAATGACGATTCCAATACTAATCTTAAGCTTTTTCCTAATCCTGCAATAGATGGACATGTTTTTATAAGTGCTAAAAATGAAAATCTTGTATCTGTTAAAGTTTATGATTTGCAAGGCAAACTATTACTCGATCAAAAAGCGGATAGTACATTGTTAAGATTAAATATCTCTACACTTACATCAGGAACTTATGTTATAATAATTACAGGTACAAAATCTAAAAAACATTCCCTATTTGTGAAAAAATAG